In Primulina eburnea isolate SZY01 chromosome 3, ASM2296580v1, whole genome shotgun sequence, one DNA window encodes the following:
- the LOC140828706 gene encoding uncharacterized protein codes for MAFNWTAVFAILLAAELVGYAAAATYVVGDGFGWGIPQDGGTTYANYASQHVFTVGDVLVFNFTTGEHDVARVTKSAYDGCSSTRPLFLATVGPASLTLNTADADYYICTFGQHCSLGQKLAINVTASKISPSPAPASPPMPPSTTPSPTPIVAPPTSSPSPAPGGRATPPAPAPAPGSMVSPPAPTPGTFPGTPSTPPPTSELTPPPPPSSAPVRTSYAALFVVFASMITGLIMMYARDICCQKHRENMTARLGISNIIFMTLVVIAMFHKSLAQTTHVVGDALGWTFPPGGEVAYSTWAGTRNFAVGDVLVFNFTTGSHDVAEVTKASFDSCNGNNPISRSTDGPANITLTSSGEHHFICTFTGHCGAGMKLSINVVNSPSVSPAPSPAETTTPPPVATPAPAPPARAAVTYTVGDSLGWTVPPGGSVAYQTWARGKNFLVGDTLVFNFPTNRHDVVEVTKDEYDSCNTSSTAIITTGPARITLNSSGEHYYICTIPGHCPAGQKLAINVTADGATATPPVSPSTPSGTPPSGSTTAPPPPPPDSSAPSLAVATLPLTFLAVAFAVLYN; via the exons CTGGCGGCGGAGCTGGTGGGGTACGCGGCCGCAGCCACCTATGTCGTCGGTGACGGCTTCGGATGGGGTATTCCGCAGGACGGCGGCACGACGTATGCCAACTATGCTTCTCAGCATGTTTTCACAGTCGGGGACGTTCTTG TATTCAACTTCACCACCGGAGAGCATGACGTGGCCAGAGTAACAAAGTCGGCATATGATGGATGCAGCTCCACGAGGCCCCTTTTCTTAGCCACAGTCGGGCCTGCAAGCTTAACCCTCAACACGGCTGATGCGGACTACTACATTTGCACATTCGGCCAGCATTGTTCGCTTGGACAAAAACTAGCTATCAATGTCACTGCCTCTAAAATTAGTCCTAGCCCCGCTCCAGCTTCACCACCAATGCCTCCTAGCACCACCCCGTCACCTACACCGATAGTGGCACCACCGACGTCAAGCCCGTCTCCCGCACCGGGCGGCAGAGCCACCCCTCCAGCACCAGCACCAGCTCCTGGAAGCATGGTCAGTCCACCAGCACCAACTCCAGGCACGTTCCCCGGAACACCATCTACTCCTCCCCCGACTTCGGAACTTACCCCGCCTCCGCCACCAAGCTCAGCCCCGGTTAGAACGAGCTATGCTGCGCTTTTCGTTGTTTTCGCGTCCATGATCACCGGCCTGATCATGATGT ATGCCAGAGATATATGCTGCCAAA AACACAGAGAAAATATGACGGCAAGATTAGGCATTTCTAACATTATTTTCATGACATTAGTTGTCATAGCAATGTTTCATAAGTCGTTGGCTCAAACCACACATGTGGTGGGTGACGCGTTGGGATGGACCTTTCCGCCCGGTGGAGAAGTAGCGTATAGCACTTGGGCCGGCACACGAAATTTTGCGGTCGGAGATGTGCTTG taTTCAATTTCACCACAGGATCACATGATGTAGCAGAGGTGACCAAggcttcatttgattcatgcaaTGGAAACAACCCAATTTCTCGTTCTACCGATGGACCGGCTAATATCACTTTGACATCTTCCGGGGAACACCACTTCATTTGCACCTTCACAGGTCACTGTGGTGCTGGTATGAAGTTGTCTATCAATGTGGTCAACTCTCCCTCTGTCTCCCCTGCCCCATCACCGGCGGAAACGACCACCCCTCCACCAGTGGCTACGCCAGCACCAGCACCGCCGGCTAGAGCTGCGGTGACTTACACTGTGGGAGATAGCCTTGGATGGACTGTTCCTCCTGGTGGTTCAGTTGCTTACCAAACATGGGCTAGGGGCAAGAATTTTTTGGTCGGAGACACTCTAG TATTCAACTTTCCAACTAATCGGCATGACGTGGTTGAAGTTACCAAGGATGAATACGACTCATGCAACACATCCTCCACCGCCATCATAACCACCGGCCCCGCCAGGATCACCCTCAACTCCTCCGGGGAGCACTATTACATCTGCACCATCCCGGGGCACTGCCCAGCAGGTCAGAAGCTAGCCATCAACGTCACAGCCGACGGCGCCACCGCCACTCCTCCCGTTTCTCCTTCCACACCATCGGGCACACCGCCCTCCGGAAGCACCACagctccacctccacctccaccagaCAGTTCCGCCCCATCTCTCGCCGTCGCAACCTTGCCCTTGACTTTCTTGGCCGTTGCCTTCGCAGTTTTGTACAACTAG